The following are from one region of the Archangium lipolyticum genome:
- a CDS encoding cyclase family protein: MNTKGLRFVDLSVTLENSAYTDPPSLLPHIEYSDHAAGAEEMATMFPGLTPDHLPGREGWAGERMKLTAHNGTHMDAPWHYASTTDGGKPAYGIEALPLDWCFRPGVKLDFRDRPNGHVVTAAEVEAELKRIGHTLQPFDIVLVNTSAAALYGKPGYLDAGCGMGREATLYLLERGVRVVGTDAWSWDAPFKYTRERFAKTGDASIIWEGHKAGRDMGYGQMEKLTNLDLLPPVGYTVACFPYKIKNGSAGFTRAVAIFSN, translated from the coding sequence ATGAACACCAAGGGGCTGCGCTTCGTCGATCTCTCCGTCACGCTCGAGAACAGTGCCTACACGGATCCGCCCTCGCTCCTGCCGCACATCGAGTACTCGGATCACGCGGCGGGCGCGGAGGAGATGGCCACGATGTTCCCTGGCCTCACCCCCGACCACCTGCCCGGACGCGAGGGGTGGGCGGGCGAGCGGATGAAGCTCACCGCCCACAACGGTACGCACATGGACGCGCCCTGGCACTACGCCTCGACCACGGACGGCGGCAAGCCGGCCTACGGCATCGAAGCGCTGCCGCTCGACTGGTGCTTCCGCCCGGGGGTGAAGCTCGACTTCCGGGACCGGCCCAACGGCCATGTCGTCACGGCCGCGGAGGTCGAGGCGGAGCTGAAGCGCATCGGCCATACGCTCCAGCCTTTCGACATCGTGCTCGTGAACACCTCCGCGGCCGCGCTCTATGGCAAGCCCGGCTATCTGGACGCGGGCTGCGGCATGGGCCGCGAGGCGACCCTCTACTTGCTGGAGCGGGGCGTGCGCGTGGTCGGCACGGACGCGTGGAGCTGGGATGCGCCCTTCAAGTACACGCGCGAGAGGTTCGCGAAGACCGGCGACGCGTCGATCATCTGGGAGGGCCACAAGGCCGGCCGTGACATGGGTTACGGACAGATGGAGAAGCTCACCAACCTCGACCTGCTGCCGCCCGTTGGCTACACGGTCGCGTGCTTCCCCTATAAGATCAAGAACGGCTCGGCCGGCTTCACGCGCGCCGTCGCCATCTTCTCGAACTAG
- a CDS encoding fumarylacetoacetate hydrolase family protein, with protein sequence MKLGTLENGTRDGMLVVVSRDLRRAVHARPIVSTMQDAIENWAEVEPALRALSDALNAGTAPHAFDFDPAAAMAPLPRAYQWCDGSAFLNHGRLMERAFGIAPVPDFETVPLMYQGASDDFLGPRADVPLPSETHGIDFEGEFAIMVDDVPMGCTAGQAAGHIKLLLQVNDVSLRAFTPIEMKKGFGFLQAKPSSSFAPVAVTPDELGGAWKDGRVHLPLNVCWNGEWFGHPNGGEMNFSFHQLIAHAAATRRLRAGTVIGSGTVSNADSSAGSACIAERRALEMLAHGKPVSGFMRFGDTVRMEVFDSEGRSVFGAIDQKVVPALP encoded by the coding sequence ATGAAGCTGGGAACGCTCGAGAATGGAACCCGGGACGGGATGTTGGTCGTCGTTTCGCGCGACCTGCGCCGGGCGGTGCATGCCCGTCCCATCGTGTCCACGATGCAGGATGCCATCGAGAACTGGGCGGAGGTCGAGCCCGCCCTGAGAGCGCTCTCCGACGCGCTGAACGCCGGGACCGCGCCCCACGCGTTCGACTTCGACCCGGCCGCCGCGATGGCACCCCTGCCTCGGGCCTACCAGTGGTGCGACGGCTCGGCCTTCCTCAACCATGGCCGGCTCATGGAGAGGGCCTTTGGCATCGCCCCCGTCCCCGACTTCGAGACCGTTCCCTTGATGTACCAGGGCGCGTCGGACGACTTCCTCGGGCCCCGGGCCGATGTCCCGCTTCCGAGCGAGACCCATGGCATCGACTTCGAGGGCGAGTTCGCCATCATGGTGGACGATGTGCCCATGGGCTGCACGGCCGGACAGGCCGCGGGTCACATCAAGCTGCTGCTCCAGGTGAACGACGTCAGCCTCCGCGCCTTCACGCCCATCGAGATGAAGAAGGGCTTCGGCTTCCTCCAGGCCAAGCCCTCGTCCAGCTTCGCGCCCGTCGCCGTCACGCCCGATGAGCTCGGCGGTGCCTGGAAGGATGGGCGCGTGCACCTGCCCTTGAACGTGTGCTGGAACGGCGAGTGGTTCGGACACCCGAACGGCGGGGAGATGAACTTCAGCTTCCACCAGCTCATCGCGCATGCGGCGGCGACCCGCAGGCTCCGGGCCGGGACGGTGATTGGCTCGGGGACGGTCTCGAACGCCGATTCCAGCGCGGGCTCCGCCTGCATCGCGGAGCGCCGGGCCCTGGAGATGCTCGCGCACGGGAAGCCGGTCTCCGGCTTCATGCGTTTCGGGGACACCGTGCGCATGGAAGTCTTCGACTCCGAGGGCCGCAGTGTCTTTGGCGCGATCGACCAGAAGGTGGTCCCCGCGCTGCCCTGA
- a CDS encoding LysR family transcriptional regulator: MRFQNLDLNLLVALDVLLEERNVSRAAARLHLSQSAMSGALGRLREFFGDELLVQVGRQMVPTPRAESLAQKIRDILLRIQSAVEAMPSFDPASARRTFRIVTSDYVTEVLLADVLRQLKHVAPGISLELIPPGVATGESLQRGEIDFVITPDTYLLDLHPKEVLFEETYCCVVWTGNTRVGDALSLEQYLESGHIGVSLAKQSPSAEQGFLERFGHERRIEVTVPSFCTVPHLLVGTDLIATMHSRLARLYARFLPLRLLTSPIDFPPLVEMVQWSRYFESDPGLTWMRGLFQTCVAEQESRQGP, translated from the coding sequence GTCCTGCTCGAGGAGCGGAATGTCTCTCGGGCGGCCGCCCGGCTGCATTTGAGTCAGTCAGCCATGAGCGGCGCGCTCGGGCGGCTGCGGGAGTTCTTCGGTGACGAGCTCCTGGTGCAGGTCGGGCGCCAGATGGTTCCGACGCCCCGGGCGGAGAGCCTCGCCCAGAAGATCCGGGACATCTTGTTGCGCATCCAGTCCGCGGTCGAGGCGATGCCCAGCTTCGACCCGGCGTCGGCCCGGCGCACGTTCAGGATCGTCACGTCCGATTACGTCACCGAGGTATTGCTCGCGGACGTGTTGCGCCAGCTCAAGCACGTGGCACCAGGAATCTCGCTGGAGCTCATTCCCCCTGGAGTCGCCACGGGCGAGTCCCTTCAACGGGGGGAGATCGACTTCGTCATCACGCCAGACACGTACCTGCTGGACCTCCATCCCAAGGAGGTCCTCTTCGAGGAGACCTACTGCTGCGTCGTCTGGACGGGCAACACCCGGGTGGGCGACGCCCTCTCGCTCGAGCAGTACCTGGAGTCGGGACACATCGGCGTCAGTCTCGCCAAACAGTCGCCGTCCGCCGAACAGGGGTTCCTGGAGCGGTTCGGGCATGAGCGCCGGATCGAGGTGACCGTCCCCAGCTTCTGCACCGTGCCCCACCTGCTCGTCGGTACGGACCTGATCGCGACGATGCATTCCCGCCTGGCCAGGCTCTATGCGCGATTCCTGCCGCTCCGCCTCCTGACGTCGCCGATCGACTTCCCTCCCCTCGTCGAGATGGTTCAGTGGAGCCGCTACTTCGAGTCCGACCCGGGCCTGACCTGGATGCGCGGGCTCTTCCAGACGTGTGTGGCCGAACAGGAATCCCGCCAGGGCCCCTGA